A genomic window from Brassica oleracea var. oleracea cultivar TO1000 chromosome C8, BOL, whole genome shotgun sequence includes:
- the LOC106311613 gene encoding 2-isopropylmalate synthase 1, chloroplastic-like isoform X2 yields MASSLLRNPTLSSSPSLPTFSSTITTTTPLSFRFPPSPHHHHRRSSSASLRLSCSISDPPPPLPRDGEQSPGATLTSKEKLDIARQLAKLGVDIIEAGFPAASKDDFEAVKTISETVGNAVDENGYVPVICGLSRCNKKDIQTAWEAVRYAKRPRIHTFIATSDIHLEYKLKKSRQEVIEIARSMVRFARSLGCDDVEFSPEDAGRSEREFLYEILGEVIKAGATTLNIPDTVGITLPSEFGQLIADLKANTPGIENVVISTHCQNDLGLSTANTLSGAHAGARQVEVTINGIGERAGNASLEEVVMAIKCRGDHVLGGLFTGIDTRHIVMTSKMVEDYTGMQTQPHKAIVGANAFAHESGIHQDGMLKHKGTYEIICPEEIGLERSNDAGIVLGKLSGRHALKDRLTELGYVLDDEQLSTIFWRFKSVAEQKKRVTDADIIALVSDEVFQPEALWKLLDIQITCGTLGLSTATVKLADADGKEHCACSMGTGPVDSAYKAVDLIVKEPATLLEYSMNAVTEGIDAIATTRVLVRGNNTYTSTNAITGEEVLRTFSGTGAGMDIVVSSVKAYVGALNKMLDFKEKSPKKVPSRNTKVTA; encoded by the exons ATGGCGTCTTCCCTTCTCAGAAACCCTACACTCTCATCATCACCTTCTCTCCCCACCTTCTCCTCAACAATCACCACCACCACACCTCTCTCGTTCCGCTTCCCACCATCCCCCCACCACCACCACCGCCGCTCCTCCTCCGCCTCCCTCCGCCTCTCCTGCTCCATCTCAGATCCACCACCCCCTCTCCCCCGCGACGGCGAGCAGTCCCCCGGCGCCACGCTCACCTCCAAGGAGAAGCTCGACATCGCGCGCCAGCTCGCGAAGCTCGGCGTCGACATCATCGAGGCCGGGTTCCCCGCCGCGTCCAAAGACGACTTCGAGGCGGTCAAGACCATTTCCGAAACCGTCGGAAACGCGGTCGACGAGAACGGTTACGTCCCCGTCATCTGCGGTCTCTCGAGGTGTAACAAGAAAGATATCCAGACGGCTTGGGAGGCTGTGAGATACGCCAAACGGCCTAGGATCCATACGTTCATCGCCACGAGTGATATTCACTTGGAGTATAAGCTCAAGAAGAGTAGACAAGAAGTCATCGAGATCGCGAGGAGCATGGTTAGGTTCGCTAGGAGCTTGGGGTGTGATGACGTGGAGTTTAGTCCTGAAGATGCAGGAAG GTCGGAAAGAGAGTTTTTGTATGAGATTCTTGGAGAAGTGATAAAAGCTGGAGCGACGACGCTTAATATTCCTGATACTGTTGGTATCACTTTGCCTAGTGAGTTTGGTCAGTTGATTGCTGATTTAAAGGCTAATACTCCTGGGATCGAGAACGTTGTCATCTCGACGCATTGTCAGAATGATCTTGGACTCTCTACCGCCAACACTTTATCT GGAGCACATGCAGGTGCTAGGCAGGTTGAAGTGACGATTAACGGAATTGGTGAAAGAGCTGGAAACGCTTCACTGGAAGAG GTTGTGATGGCCATAAAATGCCGTGGAGATCATGTGTTAGGAGGTCTGTTTACTGGAATTGATACTCGGCACATTGTTATGACAAGCAAGATG GTGGAAGATTACACTGGAATGCAAACGCAGCCCCATAAGGCTATTGTAGGAGCGAATGCTTTTGCTCATGAAAGTGGTATTCATCAG GATGGAATGCTGAAACACAAGGGTACATATGAAATTATATGCCCTGAAGAAATTGGACTTGAGCGATCAAATGATGCTGGCATTGTTTTGGGGAAGCTTAG TGGGCGCCATGCGTTGAAAGACCGTTTGACTGAG CTTGGTTATGTATTGGATGATGAACAGCTAAGCACCATTTTCTGGCGCTTCAAATCCGTGGCTGAGCAGAAAAAG AGAGTTACTGATGCGGATATAATAGCTTTGGTATCTGACGAGGTGTTCCAGCCAGAAGCTTTATGGAAACTCCTGGACATTCAG ATAACTTGTGGAACTCTGGGGCTTTCAACAGCAACGGTGAAACTTGCTGATGCTGATGGCAAAGAGCATTGCGCTTGTTCAATGGGAACTGGCCCTGTTGATTCAGCTTATAAGGCAGTTGACCTTATCGTCAAG GAACCGGCGACTCTGCTTGAGTACTCGATGAATGCAGTAACAGAAGGCATTGATGCCATAGCAACTACACGAGTTCTTGTCCGTGGAAACAACACTTACACATCTACAAACGCAATAACTGGCGAAGAAGTTTTAAGGACCTTCAG TGGAACCGGAGCGGGAATGGACATTGTGGTGTCAAGCGTTAAGGCTTATGTAGGAGCTCTTAACAAAATGCTCGATTTCAAAGAGAAGTCTCCGAAAAAAGTTCCTTCTCGAAACACCAAAGTCACTGCCTGA
- the LOC106312414 gene encoding zinc finger BED domain-containing protein DAYSLEEPER, which produces MDWNVNNAFKTYKEMEPKAMMDMSLLPHSSDPIDIALGSSSDNNTTAPPKRKKTMTSVFLKYFDTSPDTKTRKCKLCGQSYSIATATGNLGRHLNNRHPGYDKASDVATTSVPQTPPVAAKPSQSLSKALQIDYDHLNWLVLKWLSLSSLPPSTVDETWLGNSFKFLNPSVQLWPAEKYKAVLKEVFRSMQGDVKTTLEHHVQSRVSLTLSFWSSYENIFYMSVTGHWIDENWSSHRLLLDICRIPYPSGGAEIYASLLKVLKMFAVEDRVLCCTHDNSENAIHACHSLKEYLDGQKVLPFCYIPCAAQTLNDIIDEGLATIKPIISKIREFTQELNASMELSDDFVQLTTAYQEGNWKLPVDASSRWSGNYQMVNILCKAGKSLDSVIRKNEECLENRMVLSSAEKNAVSIVHSYLDLDSFRKTTDDMCTNKDLTVGLALLFMDNISEMITTCQKSCHNPDWLRTCAENMSQKARSYNTQVCNVFTYITAVLDPRIKTEYIPETLNLESYIDEARGHFIRNYASPHHFTSSLASGYRPHQEIDEGGGGNISFAEEIARRKRRGSMSNNSVVDELTQYLSESIVPMQTDVLDWWKGNSGRYPRLSNMARDFLAVQATSAAPEEIFCVKGEDIDKQRYCMPHDSAQSVLCIRSWIEAGRKLKFKSTEIDYERLMELAATVAADNSDKIQHK; this is translated from the exons ATGGATTGGAATGTCAACAACGCTTTCAAAACCTACAAAG AAATGGAACCAAAAGCCATGATGGATATGTCACTCCTTCCACACTCTTCTGATCCCATTGACATTGCCTTAGGCTCTTCTTCTGACAACAATACTACTGCTCCCCCTAAACGCAAGAAGACTATGACTTCTGTCTTCCTTAAATACTTCGACACCTCACCTGACACCAAGACTCGCAAATGCAAACTCTGTGGCCAAAGCTACTCCATTGCAACCGCCACAG GTAATCTTGGAAGGCATCTGAATAACCGACATCCAGGATATGATAAGGCATCAGATGTTGCAACCACCTCAGTACCGCAGACGCCGCCAGTTGCTGCGAAGCCCTCACAGTCCCTGTCCAAAGCGCTGCAGATCGATTACGATCATCTCAACTGGTTGGTTCTCAAGTGGCTCTCTCTGTCATCGCTGCCTCCCTCCACCGTAGACGAAACGTGGCTGGGAAACTCCTTCAAGTTTCTTAACCCATCCGTCCAGCTATGGCCTGCTGAAAAGTACAAAGCCGTGCTCAAGGAGGTTTTCAGAAGCATGCAGGGAGATGTCAAGACAACACTGGAGCATCATGTCCAGTCCAGAGTTTCGCTCACCTTGAGTTTCTGGAGTTCGTACGAGAACATTTTTTATATGAGCGTGACGGGACATTGGATTGATGAAAACTGGTCCTCTCATAGGTTGCTTCTCGACATTTGCAGGATTCCTTATCCCTCTGGGGGTGCTGAGATCTATGCATCTCTTTTGAAAGTTCTTAAGATGTTTGCCGTTGAAGATAGAGTTCTGTGTTGTACACATGACAACAGCGAGAACGCTATCCACGCTTGTCATAGTCTGAAGGAGTACTTAGATGGTCAGAAGGTATTGCCTTTCTGCTACATTCCCTGCGCTGCTCAGACTTTAAATGATATTATTGACGAGGGGTTAGCAACTATAAAGCCTATAATCTCAAAGATCAGGGAGTTCACGCAAGAGTTAAACGCCTCCATGGAGCTATCAGATGATTTCGTTCAGCTGACAACAGCTTATCAGGAAGGAAACTGGAAGCTTCCTGTAGATGCTTCTTCTCGTTGGAGTGGTAACTACCAAATGGTCAACATCTTGTGCAAGGCTGGCAAGTCGTTGGACTCGGTGATAAGGAAAAACGAGGAGTGTCTAGAGAACAGAATGGTGTTGAGCTCTGCAGAGAAGAACGCAGTGAGCATTGTCCACAGCTACTTGGATTTGGATTCGTTTCGCAAAACGACTGACGATATGTGCACAAACAAGGATCTCACCGTCGGTCTAGCTCTCCTCTTCATGGATAACATCTCTGAGATGATCACAACTTGCCAAAAGTCTTGCCACAACCCGGACTGGTTGAGAACGTGCGCTGAGAACATGTCGCAGAAGGCTAGAAGCTACAACACACAAGTGTGCAACGTGTTCACTTACATTACAGCCGTTCTTGACCCGCGCATCAAAACGGAGTACATCCCAGAGACGCTGAACCTAGAGAGCTATATAGATGAAGCAAGAGGGCATTTCATTCGGAACTATGCTTCTCCTCATCATTTCACGTCTTCTCTAGCCAGCGGGTACCGTCCACATCAGGAGATAGACGAAGGAGGAGGAGGGAACATCTCATTTGCAGAGGAGATTGCTAGAAGGAAGAGAAGAGGAAGCATGAGTAACAACAGTGTTGTTGATGAACTGACTCAGTACTTATCAGAGTCTATAGTCCCAATGCAGACCGATGTGTTGGACTGGTGGAAGGGGAACAGCGGGAGATACCCGCGGCTTTCCAACATGGCTAGAGACTTCCTTGCGGTTCAGGCGACTTCAGCTGCGCCGGAAGAGATATTTTGCGTTAAAGGAGAGGATATTGATAAGCAAAGGTATTGCATGCCACATGATAGCGCACAGTCTGTGCTTTGTATCAGGTCATGGATTGAAGCTGGGAGGAAACTTAAGTTCAAGTCAACTGAGATTGACTATGAGCGGTTAATGGAGTTAGCTGCCACCGTGGCTGCTGATAACTCTGACAAGATTCAACATAAGTGA
- the LOC106309544 gene encoding 60S ribosomal protein L6-1: MPAAKQRTPKVSRNPDLIRGVGKYSRSQMYHKRGLWAIKAKNGGVFPRHDAKSKVDAPVEKPAKFYPAEDVKKPLANRRKPKPTKLKSSITPGTVLIILAGRFKGKRVVFLKQLSSGLLLVTGPFKINGVPLRRVNQSYVIGTSTKVDISGVNVEKFDDKYFGKVAEKKNKKGEGEFFEAEKEVKKEIPQEKKEDQKTVDSALIKAIELVPELKTYLGARFSLSQGMKPHELVF; this comes from the exons ATGCCGGCGGCGAAGCAAAGGACCCCGAAAGTTAGCCGAAACCCTGATCTCATCAGGGGTGTTGGCAAATACTCCCGTTCCCAAATGTACCACAAGAGAGGCTTGTGGGCAATCAAGGCCAAAAACGGCGGCGTTTTCCCCCGTCACGACGCTAAGTCCAAGGTCGATGCTCCCGTTGAGAAGCCCGCCAAGTTTTATCCGGCGGAAGACGTTAAGAAGCCCCTCGCCAACAGACGCAAGCCTAAGCCTACCAAGCTCAA ATCAAGCATTACTCCAGGAACTGTGTTGATCATTCTTGCTGGTAGATTCAAGGGAAAGAGAGTTGTCTTCCTCAAGCAACTTTCTTCTGGTCTGCTCTTGGTGACTG GACCATTCAAGATCAATGGTGTTCCACTGAGACGTGTTAACCAGTCCTATGTGATCGGAACCTCCACAAAGGTTGACATTTCTGGAGTCAACGTTGAGAAGTTCGATGACAAGTACTTCGGGAAGGTTGCTGAGAAGAAGAACAAGAAAGGCGAAGGCGAGTTCTTTGAAGCAGAGAAAGAG GTGAAGAAAGAGATCCCACAGGAGAAGAAAGAAGACCAGAAGACCGTTGACTCAGCTCTGATCAAAGCCATTGAGTTAGTGCCAGAGCTCAAGACTTACCTCGGCGCCAGGTTCTCATTGTCTCAAGGAATGAAACCCCATGAGCTTGTTTTCTAG
- the LOC106312415 gene encoding transcription factor MYB51-like, with protein MVRTPCCRAELGLKKGAWTPEEDQKLTSYVNRHGEGGWRTLPEKAGLKRCGKSCRLRWANYLRPDIKRGEFTEDEERSIISLHALHGNKWAAIARGLPGRTDNEIKNYWNTHIKKRLIKKGVDPVTHKSISANLQDIPEKLNINQTIITSDDDLDHNKKMEKSARFLNRVANRFGKRINQSVLSEIIGSGGPHATISNNTTTVTTSVTVDSKSDKSTSSSFTPTSNLLMTANGNATSSPSAFSESSISDRLMYWDKEDNIEFSTFLNDEDFMVLEESCAENNEFMKELTRFLQEDETDNIEMMPVNEHQDSFEDIDNYFA; from the exons ATGGTGCGGACACCATGTTGCAGAGCTGAGTTAGGGTTAAAGAAAGGAGCATGGACTCCCGAGGAAGATCAGAAGCTTACCTCCTACGTTAACCGTCACGGTGAAGGTGGCTGGCGAACTCTCCCCGAAAAAGCTG GACTCAAGAGATGTGGCAAAAGTTGCAGACTAAGATGGGCCAATTATCTAAGACCTGACATCAAAAGAGGAGAGTTCACTGAAGATGAAGAACGTTCTATCATCTCTCTCCACGCCCTTCATGGCAACAA ATGGGCTGCAATAGCTCGTGGATTACCAGGAAGAACCGATAACGAAATCAAGAATTACTGGAACACTCATATCAAAAAACGTTTGATCAAGAAAGGTGTTGATCCGGTTACTCACAAAAGCATATCAGCAAATTTGCAGGATATTCCGGAGAAACTAAACATTAATCAGACAATTATAACGAGTGATGATGATCTTGATCATAACAAGAAGATGGAGAAGTCGGCTAGATTCTTGAACAGAGTAGCTAATAGGTTCGGAAAGAGAATCAACCAGAGTGTTTTATCTGAAATTATCGGTAGTGGTGGCCCACATGCTACTATTTCTAATAACACTACTACTGTTACTACAAGTGTCACCGTTGACTCCAAATCAGATAAGTCAACGAGCTCTTCCTTCACACCAACCTCAAATCTTCTTATGACCGCTAACGGTAACGCTACGTCGTCTCCGTCCGCATTTTCTGAGTCATCCATTAGCGATCGATTAATGTACTGGGATAAGGAGGATAATATCGAATTCTCAACATTTCTGAATGATGAAGATTTCATGGTGTTGGAAGAATCTTGTGCTGAGAACAATGAGTTCATGAAAGAGCTTACGAGGTTTCTTCAGGAGGATGAGACGGACAACATAGAAATGATGCCCGTCAATGAACATCAAGACAGTTTTGAAGATATTGACAACTATTTTGCATGA
- the LOC106311613 gene encoding 2-isopropylmalate synthase 1, chloroplastic-like isoform X1 has protein sequence MASSLLRNPTLSSSPSLPTFSSTITTTTPLSFRFPPSPHHHHRRSSSASLRLSCSISDPPPPLPRDGEQSPGATLTSKEKLDIARQLAKLGVDIIEAGFPAASKDDFEAVKTISETVGNAVDENGYVPVICGLSRCNKKDIQTAWEAVRYAKRPRIHTFIATSDIHLEYKLKKSRQEVIEIARSMVRFARSLGCDDVEFSPEDAGRSEREFLYEILGEVIKAGATTLNIPDTVGITLPSEFGQLIADLKANTPGIENVVISTHCQNDLGLSTANTLSGAHAGARQVEVTINGIGERAGNASLEEVVMAIKCRGDHVLGGLFTGIDTRHIVMTSKMVEDYTGMQTQPHKAIVGANAFAHESGIHQDGMLKHKGTYEIICPEEIGLERSNDAGIVLGKLSGRHALKDRLTEVHINLIQTHTRYYHLLWEGDTNVLSHFLLFQLGYVLDDEQLSTIFWRFKSVAEQKKRVTDADIIALVSDEVFQPEALWKLLDIQITCGTLGLSTATVKLADADGKEHCACSMGTGPVDSAYKAVDLIVKEPATLLEYSMNAVTEGIDAIATTRVLVRGNNTYTSTNAITGEEVLRTFSGTGAGMDIVVSSVKAYVGALNKMLDFKEKSPKKVPSRNTKVTA, from the exons ATGGCGTCTTCCCTTCTCAGAAACCCTACACTCTCATCATCACCTTCTCTCCCCACCTTCTCCTCAACAATCACCACCACCACACCTCTCTCGTTCCGCTTCCCACCATCCCCCCACCACCACCACCGCCGCTCCTCCTCCGCCTCCCTCCGCCTCTCCTGCTCCATCTCAGATCCACCACCCCCTCTCCCCCGCGACGGCGAGCAGTCCCCCGGCGCCACGCTCACCTCCAAGGAGAAGCTCGACATCGCGCGCCAGCTCGCGAAGCTCGGCGTCGACATCATCGAGGCCGGGTTCCCCGCCGCGTCCAAAGACGACTTCGAGGCGGTCAAGACCATTTCCGAAACCGTCGGAAACGCGGTCGACGAGAACGGTTACGTCCCCGTCATCTGCGGTCTCTCGAGGTGTAACAAGAAAGATATCCAGACGGCTTGGGAGGCTGTGAGATACGCCAAACGGCCTAGGATCCATACGTTCATCGCCACGAGTGATATTCACTTGGAGTATAAGCTCAAGAAGAGTAGACAAGAAGTCATCGAGATCGCGAGGAGCATGGTTAGGTTCGCTAGGAGCTTGGGGTGTGATGACGTGGAGTTTAGTCCTGAAGATGCAGGAAG GTCGGAAAGAGAGTTTTTGTATGAGATTCTTGGAGAAGTGATAAAAGCTGGAGCGACGACGCTTAATATTCCTGATACTGTTGGTATCACTTTGCCTAGTGAGTTTGGTCAGTTGATTGCTGATTTAAAGGCTAATACTCCTGGGATCGAGAACGTTGTCATCTCGACGCATTGTCAGAATGATCTTGGACTCTCTACCGCCAACACTTTATCT GGAGCACATGCAGGTGCTAGGCAGGTTGAAGTGACGATTAACGGAATTGGTGAAAGAGCTGGAAACGCTTCACTGGAAGAG GTTGTGATGGCCATAAAATGCCGTGGAGATCATGTGTTAGGAGGTCTGTTTACTGGAATTGATACTCGGCACATTGTTATGACAAGCAAGATG GTGGAAGATTACACTGGAATGCAAACGCAGCCCCATAAGGCTATTGTAGGAGCGAATGCTTTTGCTCATGAAAGTGGTATTCATCAG GATGGAATGCTGAAACACAAGGGTACATATGAAATTATATGCCCTGAAGAAATTGGACTTGAGCGATCAAATGATGCTGGCATTGTTTTGGGGAAGCTTAG TGGGCGCCATGCGTTGAAAGACCGTTTGACTGAGGTACACATCAATCTCATCCAAACACACACTCGCTATTACCATCTTTTGTGGGAGGGAGACACTAATGTCCTCTCACATTTTCTACTTTTCCAGCTTGGTTATGTATTGGATGATGAACAGCTAAGCACCATTTTCTGGCGCTTCAAATCCGTGGCTGAGCAGAAAAAG AGAGTTACTGATGCGGATATAATAGCTTTGGTATCTGACGAGGTGTTCCAGCCAGAAGCTTTATGGAAACTCCTGGACATTCAG ATAACTTGTGGAACTCTGGGGCTTTCAACAGCAACGGTGAAACTTGCTGATGCTGATGGCAAAGAGCATTGCGCTTGTTCAATGGGAACTGGCCCTGTTGATTCAGCTTATAAGGCAGTTGACCTTATCGTCAAG GAACCGGCGACTCTGCTTGAGTACTCGATGAATGCAGTAACAGAAGGCATTGATGCCATAGCAACTACACGAGTTCTTGTCCGTGGAAACAACACTTACACATCTACAAACGCAATAACTGGCGAAGAAGTTTTAAGGACCTTCAG TGGAACCGGAGCGGGAATGGACATTGTGGTGTCAAGCGTTAAGGCTTATGTAGGAGCTCTTAACAAAATGCTCGATTTCAAAGAGAAGTCTCCGAAAAAAGTTCCTTCTCGAAACACCAAAGTCACTGCCTGA
- the LOC106311027 gene encoding tetraspanin-11-like — protein MFRVSNFVVGLANTLIMLVGVSAIGYSIYMFVHQDVTNCETAIRAPLLTTGVVLFVVSLLGVIGSCFKENLAMVLYLIILIAGIVALVGFSIFLFFVTNKGAGRVVSGRGYREYQTVDFSTWLNSFVGGKRWVGVRSCLAEASVCDDLSDGPVSQIADEFYHKNLSPLQSGCCKPPSDCNFEFKNATFWIPPAKNETVVAANNGDCGAWSNVQTELCFNCNACKAGVLANIREKWRNLLIFNVCLIVLLITVYSCGCCAHRNNRMARKSGFV, from the exons ATGTTTCGAGTAAGCAACTTCGTTGTGGGTCTAGCCAACACGTTAATAATGTTAGTGGGCGTGTCAGCCATTGGTTATTCGATATACATGTTCGTTCACCAAGACGTGACCAATTGTGAAACAGCGATTCGGGCACCACTTCTCACAACCGGTGTCGTCCTCTTCGTGGTGTCGTTACTAGGAGTGATAGGTTCTTGCTTCAAGGAGAATCTCGCCATGGTCTTGTACTTGATCATACTCATTGCGGGCATTGTTGCATTAGTTGGCTTCTCGATCTTTCTCTTCTTCGTGACGAACAAAGGAGCCGGTCGTGTGGTCTCTGGTCGAGGGTATAGAGAGTACCAGACGGTTGATTTCTCGACATGGCTTAACAGTTTCGTCGGTGGGAAGAGATGGGTTGGTGTAAGGTCTTGTTTGGCTGAAGCTAGCGTTTGTGATGATTTGAGTGATGGTCCTGTCAGTCAGATCGCTGATGAGTTTTATCACAAAAACTTGTCTCCACTCCAG TCTGGTTGTTGTAAGCCACCGTCAGATTGCAACTTCGAGTTCAAAAACGCGACGTTTTGGATACCACCAGCGAAAAACGAAACGGTTGTCGCGGCCAATAACGGTGACTGCGGTGCATGGAGTAACGTGCAAACGGAGTTATGTTTTAACTGCAACGCATGCAAAGCTGGAGTGTTGGCGAATATTAGAGAGAAGTGGAGGAACCTTTTGATTTTCAACGTTTGTCTCATCGTCCTACTCATCACCGTCTATTCATGCGGTTGTTGTGCTCATCGTAACAATCGTATGGCTAGGAAAAGTGGTTTTGTATGA
- the LOC106311269 gene encoding probable calcium-binding protein CML15, whose protein sequence is MEDQLRQLKDIFDRFDMDADGSLTILELAALLRSLGLKPSGDQIHVLLASMDANGNGFVEFDELVGNLPDLNEEIGNNTEHLLDIFNSFDRDGNGFISAAELAGAMAKMGQPLTYKELTEMIKEADTNGDGVISFGEFASIMAKSAVDYFGLKINS, encoded by the coding sequence ATGGAGGATCAGCTAAGACAATTAAAAGACATATTCGACCGGTTCGACATGGACGCAGATGGAAGCTTAACCATCTTAGAGCTCGCGGCCCTGCTCCGGTCCCTCGGTCTCAAACCATCAGGAGACCAAATCCATGTTTTGTTAGCAAGCATGGACGCAAACGGCAACGGTTTTGTCGAGTTTGACGAGCTCGTAGGCAATCTCCCCGACCTGAACGAAGAGATCGGTAACAATACCGAACATCTACTCGACATTTTCAACTCGTTTGATAGAGATGGTAATGGATTCATCAGCGCGGCGGAATTGGCAGGAGCCATGGCCAAGATGGGGCAACCGTTGACGTATAAAGAACTAACGGAGATGATCAAAGAAGCTGACACAAACGGTGATGGTGTTATAAGCTTCGGTGAATTTGCCTCTATAATGGCAAAATCCGCTGTTGATTATTTTGGTTTAAAAATTAATTCATGA